From the genome of Acidimicrobiales bacterium, one region includes:
- a CDS encoding metallophosphoesterase yields MALTATSACSKSTTRHTTTRVAPTTSTTVPVSADAPLVVAAGDIACPPNLKPSLGQCQQEATAETVESLHPAAVLALGDLQYESGEARNFMASYDASWGRFKSITHPAPGNHDWSTPNLAGYRQYWGLKAASPWYSFDVGAWHLIALDSDCRSVGGCQAGSVEEQWLKADLAAHPARCILAYWHHPRWSSGIHGSDDGYDDFWKDLSAAGADVVLVGHDHHYERFGPDRGVREFVVGTGGRSLYPTISVEQRSEARSSNTFGVLALHLGDGSYSWQFVPSAGGGFTDSGSARC; encoded by the coding sequence GTGGCGCTGACGGCGACGAGCGCGTGCAGCAAGTCCACGACCCGCCACACCACGACGCGGGTGGCGCCCACCACGTCGACGACCGTGCCCGTTTCGGCCGACGCGCCGCTGGTCGTGGCCGCCGGCGACATTGCGTGTCCGCCGAACCTCAAACCGAGCCTCGGCCAGTGCCAGCAGGAGGCGACGGCCGAGACGGTCGAGTCGCTGCATCCCGCCGCCGTGCTCGCCCTCGGCGACCTCCAGTACGAGTCGGGCGAAGCGCGCAACTTCATGGCGTCGTACGACGCGTCGTGGGGCCGGTTCAAGAGCATCACGCATCCGGCGCCGGGCAATCACGACTGGTCGACGCCCAACCTCGCCGGCTACCGCCAGTACTGGGGCCTGAAGGCGGCGTCGCCCTGGTATTCGTTCGACGTCGGCGCGTGGCACCTCATCGCTCTCGACTCCGACTGCCGCAGCGTCGGCGGGTGCCAGGCGGGGTCGGTGGAGGAGCAGTGGCTCAAGGCGGACCTCGCGGCCCATCCGGCGCGCTGCATCCTCGCCTACTGGCATCACCCGCGCTGGTCGTCGGGCATCCACGGCAGCGACGACGGTTACGACGACTTCTGGAAGGACCTGTCAGCGGCGGGTGCCGACGTCGTGCTCGTCGGCCACGACCACCACTACGAGCGCTTCGGGCCCGACCGCGGCGTGCGCGAGTTCGTCGTCGGGACCGGCGGGCGCAGCCTCTATCCCACGATCTCCGTCGAGCAGCGCAGCGAGGCGCGCAGTTCGAACACTTTCGGCGTGCTCGCCCTGCACCTGGGAGACGGGTCCTACTCGTGGCAGTTCGTGCCGTCGGCGGGCGGCGGCTTCACGGACTCGGGCTCGGCTCGCTGCTGA
- a CDS encoding N-acetylmuramoyl-L-alanine amidase, whose protein sequence is MKRAALFVALATALSFLPAAAGADTGLRVVDRVMRVARARTVRLPFAADHVALYWVGHRDARVLVAFADGRLVDAGRDEPGANDHGRTFGAIIVAPRATRLRIVSNQPIAKLHVLAIADPLKVKIKHVLHKAPAPAPTVGHAARPPILSRAQWGADESLRYSNGKESWPPVFEPVHKLILHHTDTANNDPNPASTVRAIYYFHAITRGWGDIGYNFLIDASGRIYKGRNSHGADGNDTITGEDTRGYGVIGAHAKGYNAGSVGVSLLGTLDTQDATPAQKNALEDLLAWEADAHGIDPHGAAVYTSPIDGHQRTFPNIAGHRDVGDTDCPGGVFYASLPAVRDAVAARM, encoded by the coding sequence GTGAAGCGGGCCGCGCTGTTCGTCGCGCTGGCGACGGCGCTTTCGTTCCTTCCGGCCGCGGCCGGCGCTGACACCGGACTGCGCGTCGTCGACCGCGTCATGCGCGTCGCCCGGGCCCGTACCGTGCGCCTTCCCTTCGCCGCTGACCACGTGGCGCTGTACTGGGTCGGGCACCGCGACGCGCGGGTGCTCGTTGCGTTCGCCGACGGCCGTCTGGTGGACGCCGGCCGCGACGAGCCCGGCGCCAATGACCACGGCCGCACGTTCGGCGCCATCATCGTCGCACCGCGCGCGACGCGGCTGCGCATCGTCAGCAACCAGCCGATCGCCAAGCTCCACGTGCTCGCCATCGCCGATCCGCTGAAGGTGAAAATCAAGCACGTGCTGCACAAGGCACCGGCGCCGGCGCCGACGGTTGGTCACGCCGCGCGGCCGCCAATCCTGTCGCGCGCGCAGTGGGGCGCCGACGAGTCGCTGCGCTACAGCAACGGCAAGGAGTCGTGGCCGCCGGTGTTCGAACCGGTGCACAAGCTGATCCTCCATCACACCGACACCGCCAACAACGATCCGAACCCGGCGTCGACCGTGCGGGCGATCTACTACTTCCACGCGATAACCCGCGGTTGGGGCGACATCGGTTACAACTTCCTCATCGACGCCAGCGGCCGGATCTACAAGGGCCGCAACTCCCACGGCGCCGACGGCAACGACACCATCACCGGTGAGGACACGCGCGGTTACGGCGTCATCGGCGCCCACGCCAAGGGCTACAACGCCGGCTCGGTCGGCGTGTCGCTGTTGGGCACGCTCGACACCCAGGACGCGACGCCGGCGCAGAAGAACGCGCTCGAGGACCTGCTCGCCTGGGAAGCCGACGCCCACGGCATCGACCCGCACGGCGCCGCCGTCTACACGAGCCCCATCGACGGCCACCAGCGCACGTTCCCCAACATCGCCGGCCACCGCGACGTCGGCGACACCGACTGTCCGGGCGGCGTGTTCTACGCGTCGTTACCGGCAGTGCGTGACGCCGTGGCCGCCCGCATGTAA
- a CDS encoding M20 family metallopeptidase — protein MDAKQAAQGTISDQSERLVELSHRIHAHPETCFEEFSAAEWTAAQLNDAGFSIETGVADLPTAYVATAGSGPLTVGICAEYDALPGIGHACGHNVIASAAVGAGLALAPLADDLGITIKVFGTPAEEGGGGKIIMLDKGVFAGVHAAMMVHPAPTEMDRMPCLAVSHVDVHYHGKAAHASAFPELGINAADALTVAQTAIGLLRQHIRQTDRIHGIVTYGGEAPNVVPAETTGKWYIRSATLGELAELEPKVHRCFEAGALATGCTVDVQEMSPKYSEMRDDAELRAIYKANAQQLGRQFPELGELGDKIVGSTDMANVSLAIPTIHPMLGLGCFPISNHQPEFAAFCATPTADKALLDGATGMAWTVVDLATTDSVRDRLLK, from the coding sequence ATGGATGCGAAGCAGGCCGCGCAGGGAACCATCAGCGATCAGAGCGAACGGCTCGTCGAACTGAGCCATCGCATCCACGCCCATCCCGAGACGTGTTTCGAAGAATTCAGCGCGGCCGAGTGGACCGCTGCGCAGCTCAACGACGCTGGCTTCTCGATCGAAACGGGCGTCGCCGACCTGCCGACGGCCTACGTGGCCACGGCCGGAAGCGGTCCGCTCACCGTCGGGATCTGCGCCGAGTACGACGCCCTGCCCGGCATCGGTCACGCCTGCGGGCACAACGTCATCGCGTCAGCGGCGGTGGGCGCCGGCCTCGCGCTCGCACCCCTCGCCGACGACCTCGGGATCACGATCAAGGTCTTCGGCACGCCCGCCGAAGAGGGCGGCGGCGGCAAGATCATCATGCTCGACAAAGGCGTGTTCGCCGGCGTGCACGCGGCGATGATGGTGCACCCGGCGCCGACGGAAATGGACCGCATGCCGTGCCTGGCGGTGTCGCACGTCGACGTGCACTACCACGGCAAGGCGGCGCACGCGTCGGCGTTCCCCGAGCTTGGCATCAACGCCGCCGACGCCCTGACCGTCGCCCAAACGGCGATCGGGCTGCTGCGCCAGCACATTCGCCAGACCGATCGCATCCACGGCATCGTCACCTACGGCGGCGAAGCGCCCAACGTCGTGCCCGCCGAGACCACGGGCAAGTGGTACATCCGTTCGGCCACGCTCGGCGAGCTCGCCGAGCTCGAGCCGAAGGTGCACCGCTGCTTCGAAGCCGGCGCCCTGGCCACGGGTTGCACCGTCGACGTCCAGGAGATGAGCCCCAAGTACTCCGAGATGCGCGACGACGCCGAGCTGCGCGCCATCTACAAGGCCAACGCGCAGCAGCTCGGCCGCCAGTTCCCCGAGCTCGGCGAGCTGGGTGACAAGATCGTCGGCTCGACCGACATGGCCAACGTGAGCCTCGCCATCCCGACGATCCACCCGATGCTCGGTCTCGGCTGCTTCCCGATCAGCAACCACCAGCCGGAGTTCGCCGCCTTCTGCGCCACGCCGACGGCCGACAAGGCTTTGCTGGACGGCGCCACCGGCATGGCGTGGACCGTCGTCGACCTCGCGACGACCGACTCGGTGCGCGACCGCCTGCTCAAGTGA
- a CDS encoding VOC family protein, translated as MDQRVSIVTLGVVDLARARAFYEALGWSGQEVEETVFFQAGGMAVVLWGREKLAADARVDDDVSSRYGGIVLAQNVGSRAEVDAVLRAAAGAGAVVTKPAEETFYGGYAGHFRDLDGHVWEIAHNPGFTLNADGTLTLPDFGALGG; from the coding sequence ATGGACCAGCGCGTCAGCATTGTCACCCTCGGCGTCGTCGACCTGGCGCGCGCCCGGGCGTTCTACGAAGCCCTCGGGTGGAGCGGTCAGGAGGTCGAAGAAACGGTGTTCTTCCAAGCCGGCGGGATGGCCGTCGTGCTGTGGGGGCGCGAGAAATTAGCGGCCGACGCGCGCGTCGACGACGACGTATCGAGCCGCTACGGCGGAATCGTGCTGGCGCAGAACGTCGGCTCGCGCGCCGAAGTCGACGCCGTCTTGCGTGCCGCCGCGGGCGCGGGCGCCGTCGTGACCAAGCCGGCCGAGGAGACGTTCTACGGGGGCTACGCCGGCCACTTCCGCGACCTCGACGGCCACGTCTGGGAGATCGCGCACAACCCGGGCTTCACTCTGAACGCCGACGGGACGCTCACCCTGCCCGACTTCGGCGCTCTGGGCGGCTAA
- a CDS encoding acetyl-CoA carboxylase biotin carboxylase subunit: protein MFSKVLIANRGEIAVRVIRTCRELGIATVAIYSDLDRDAMHVRLADEAYALGGTTAAESYLNTEAILDVIERSGADAVHPGYGFFSENTDFARAIAAKGVTFIGPPPEAIEVMGDKISSRIAAEKAGVSGVPGDNTILTSGAQVVAFGDKHGWPVAIKAAYGGGGRGMRVVHTADDADAALASAQSEALKGFGRDECYVEKYLTWPRHIEMQVFCDTKGNGVWLGERDCSCQRRHQKLVEESPAVNFPDEIRERMGAAAVAVAKACGYVNAGTVEFLYQEGDFFFLEMNTRLQVEHPVTELVCGMDLVELQLRIAAGEKLPINQKQIAQRKRGHAIEVRINAEDPAGGKFLPAPGTLTKFDRPDGFGVRVDAGYDAGDTVSQYYDNLVAKLITWGPDRDSARRRMLRALAETDIQGIATTIPAHIAILSHPDFIAGEHSTKWVEERLDFTGVSSAPAAPVVGEDGEKKVLREVDAEVDGRKYSVKLWVPDIAPVAVAAAGPARAGGAAPGRPQAPTAGAGAVGGAHAGDIAVPMQGTIVKVMVAVGDTVTAGQAVCVLEAMKMENNIMSEVAGEVKAVKVEAGQTVGAGDVVVVVEPASA, encoded by the coding sequence ATGTTCTCCAAGGTTCTGATCGCCAATCGCGGAGAGATTGCTGTCCGCGTCATCCGCACCTGCCGTGAACTCGGCATCGCCACTGTCGCCATCTACTCGGACCTCGATCGCGACGCCATGCACGTGCGCCTGGCCGACGAGGCCTACGCGCTCGGCGGCACCACCGCGGCCGAGAGCTATCTCAACACCGAGGCCATCCTCGACGTCATCGAGCGCAGCGGCGCCGACGCGGTCCACCCGGGTTACGGCTTCTTCTCCGAGAACACCGACTTCGCCCGCGCTATTGCAGCCAAGGGCGTCACGTTCATCGGCCCGCCGCCCGAGGCCATCGAGGTCATGGGCGACAAGATCTCGTCGCGTATCGCGGCGGAGAAGGCCGGCGTCTCGGGCGTGCCCGGCGACAACACGATCCTGACCAGCGGTGCCCAGGTCGTGGCCTTCGGCGACAAGCACGGCTGGCCGGTCGCCATCAAGGCGGCCTACGGCGGCGGCGGCCGCGGCATGCGCGTCGTGCACACCGCGGATGACGCCGACGCCGCGCTGGCCAGCGCCCAGTCCGAGGCGCTCAAGGGCTTCGGGCGTGACGAGTGCTACGTGGAGAAGTACCTCACGTGGCCGCGTCACATCGAGATGCAGGTGTTCTGCGACACCAAGGGCAACGGCGTGTGGCTCGGCGAGCGTGACTGCTCGTGCCAGCGCCGTCACCAGAAGCTCGTCGAGGAGTCACCGGCAGTCAACTTCCCCGACGAGATCCGCGAGCGCATGGGCGCGGCGGCCGTCGCCGTCGCGAAGGCCTGTGGCTACGTCAACGCCGGCACCGTCGAGTTCCTCTACCAGGAGGGCGACTTCTTCTTCCTCGAGATGAACACCCGCCTCCAGGTCGAGCATCCGGTCACCGAGTTGGTGTGCGGCATGGACCTCGTGGAGTTGCAGCTGCGCATCGCCGCGGGCGAGAAGCTGCCGATCAACCAGAAGCAGATCGCGCAGCGCAAGCGCGGCCACGCCATCGAGGTGCGCATCAACGCCGAGGACCCGGCGGGCGGCAAGTTCCTGCCCGCGCCCGGCACGCTCACCAAGTTCGACCGGCCCGATGGCTTCGGCGTGCGCGTCGACGCCGGTTATGACGCCGGCGACACCGTGAGCCAGTACTACGACAACCTCGTCGCCAAGCTCATCACGTGGGGTCCCGACCGCGACAGCGCCCGGCGCCGCATGCTGCGCGCCCTCGCCGAGACCGACATCCAGGGCATCGCCACCACGATCCCGGCGCACATCGCCATCCTCAGCCACCCCGACTTCATCGCCGGCGAGCACTCGACGAAGTGGGTCGAGGAACGCCTCGACTTCACCGGCGTGTCGTCGGCGCCGGCCGCGCCCGTCGTGGGCGAGGACGGCGAGAAGAAGGTGCTGCGCGAGGTCGACGCCGAAGTCGACGGCCGCAAGTACAGCGTGAAGCTGTGGGTGCCCGACATCGCGCCCGTGGCCGTCGCCGCCGCCGGGCCGGCCCGCGCCGGCGGCGCCGCACCCGGACGCCCGCAGGCGCCCACTGCGGGGGCGGGAGCCGTCGGCGGTGCGCACGCCGGCGACATCGCCGTGCCGATGCAAGGCACGATCGTGAAGGTGATGGTCGCGGTGGGCGATACCGTCACCGCCGGTCAGGCCGTGTGCGTCCTCGAAGCCATGAAGATGGAGAACAACATCATGAGCGAGGTCGCCGGCGAGGTGAAGGCCGTCAAGGTCGAAGCCGGCCAAACGGTCGGCGCCGGCGACGTCGTCGTCGTCGTCGAACCCGCCTCGGCTTAG
- a CDS encoding biotin--[acetyl-CoA-carboxylase] ligase: MTSRFEIHRFATIDSTNTWAMEQARRGAPEGLVAVAEEQTAGRGRLGRTWVAPRGASLLMSVLLRPTELPADRLHLATAAVAMAGADAVTLVAGVAPALKWPNDLLIGDRKLAGVLTEVEGVPPAAAVVVGIGINCTWPDELPPEVAGIAIAASHAAGRPVHTEDVLDVLLDNLATRLDDGWDAVAGEYRTRCSTIGLDVRVELADGTVTGTATGVDDDGALVVSTDAGPRRVIAGDVMHLRPAT; encoded by the coding sequence ATGACGTCGCGCTTTGAGATTCATCGCTTCGCGACCATCGATTCGACCAATACCTGGGCGATGGAGCAGGCCCGCCGCGGTGCCCCCGAAGGCCTCGTGGCCGTCGCCGAGGAGCAGACCGCCGGGCGTGGCCGGCTCGGGCGGACGTGGGTGGCGCCGCGTGGGGCGTCGCTGCTGATGAGCGTGCTGCTGCGCCCCACCGAACTGCCCGCCGACCGGCTGCACCTGGCGACCGCGGCGGTCGCCATGGCCGGCGCCGACGCCGTCACCCTGGTGGCCGGCGTCGCCCCGGCGCTCAAGTGGCCCAACGACTTGCTCATCGGCGACCGCAAGCTGGCCGGCGTCCTGACCGAAGTCGAGGGCGTCCCACCGGCGGCGGCCGTCGTCGTCGGCATCGGGATCAACTGCACCTGGCCCGACGAGTTGCCCCCCGAGGTCGCCGGCATTGCGATCGCGGCGTCGCACGCGGCCGGCCGGCCCGTCCACACCGAGGACGTGCTCGACGTCCTGCTCGACAACCTGGCGACGCGGCTCGACGACGGCTGGGACGCCGTCGCGGGGGAGTACCGGACCCGCTGCTCGACCATCGGCCTCGACGTCCGCGTCGAACTAGCCGACGGCACCGTCACCGGTACGGCCACCGGCGTCGACGACGACGGCGCCCTCGTCGTCTCGACCGATGCCGGCCCCCGCCGCGTCATCGCCGGCGACGTGATGCATCTTCGCCCCGCAACCTGA
- a CDS encoding aminotransferase class IV, with product MSHVWLNGALLDESAATLSVFDHGTTVGDGVFETMLCYPDTGVAWAAEHLRRLRSSAAGIYLEVPFDDAALLAAIDEVVASEPRGDACVRIRLTVTGGAGPLGSDRGGASPTVIVAATAQKPWPPTATLAPVPWPRNERGALAGLKTTSYAENVVALHAAHEAGADEALFCDTRGNVCEGTGTNVFAVIDGELVTPPLTTGCLSGVTRHVVIDAYGATEKLFSLDDLRRATEVFVTSTTREVQAVCQVIGIVDLRATAPGPVTEAAQAAYTKRRRGET from the coding sequence GTGAGTCACGTCTGGTTGAACGGCGCGCTGCTCGACGAGTCGGCGGCCACGCTGTCGGTGTTCGACCACGGCACGACCGTCGGCGACGGCGTGTTCGAGACGATGCTGTGCTACCCCGACACCGGCGTGGCCTGGGCGGCCGAGCACCTGCGCCGGCTGCGGTCCTCGGCCGCCGGCATCTACCTCGAGGTGCCTTTCGACGACGCCGCCTTGCTCGCCGCCATCGACGAGGTGGTGGCGTCCGAGCCGCGGGGCGACGCCTGCGTGCGCATTCGCCTGACCGTCACCGGCGGCGCCGGCCCACTCGGGTCCGACCGCGGCGGCGCGTCCCCGACGGTGATCGTCGCCGCCACGGCCCAGAAGCCGTGGCCGCCGACGGCGACGCTGGCGCCCGTCCCCTGGCCGCGGAACGAGCGGGGCGCGCTGGCCGGGCTCAAGACGACCAGTTACGCCGAGAACGTCGTGGCCCTGCACGCCGCCCACGAAGCCGGCGCCGACGAGGCGCTGTTCTGCGACACGCGGGGCAACGTGTGCGAAGGCACCGGGACCAACGTGTTCGCCGTCATCGACGGCGAGTTGGTGACCCCGCCGCTGACGACGGGCTGCCTCTCGGGCGTCACCCGCCACGTGGTCATCGACGCCTACGGCGCCACCGAGAAGCTGTTCTCCCTCGACGACCTGCGCCGCGCCACCGAAGTCTTCGTCACCTCCACCACCCGCGAGGTCCAAGCGGTCTGCCAGGTCATCGGCATCGTCGACCTCCGCGCCACCGCCCCCGGCCCCGTCACCGAAGCCGCACAAGCGGCCTACACAAAGCGGCGCCGCGGCGAGACGTGA
- a CDS encoding chorismate-binding protein produces the protein MIHQGPNRRLARLTTTPLAVVGGMLLTGLRDVTRDPAALDGGAGVWAVVADFEGDVVCARFDDVRPATPWPGAAWRGPARDAWTSSLDEAAFKKGVQTIRDAIGCGDVYQVNLCRVLSARVAADADVAALGAALAEGNPAPFAAVVRLPEQNVHVASASPERFVRRDGDVVVSQPIKGTAATIDGFLAKDYAENVMIVDLVRNDLGRCCAFGSVEVPALCAVEPHPGLFHLVSTVRGRLRAGYGWSDVLAATFPPGSVTGAPKLAALDMIRALEPVARGPYCGAIGWVDAGRNVGDLNVGIRTFWLADGRIHFGTGGGITWDSTPEGEWAETELKARRLLSVASST, from the coding sequence ATGATCCATCAGGGACCGAATCGTAGGCTGGCGCGTCTGACCACCACCCCGCTCGCCGTCGTCGGAGGGATGCTCCTCACCGGTCTGCGCGACGTGACGCGCGACCCCGCGGCGCTCGACGGTGGTGCGGGCGTTTGGGCCGTCGTCGCCGACTTCGAGGGCGACGTCGTGTGCGCCCGCTTCGACGACGTCCGGCCGGCGACCCCGTGGCCCGGCGCCGCCTGGCGCGGCCCGGCGCGCGATGCGTGGACGAGCTCGCTGGACGAGGCGGCGTTCAAGAAGGGCGTGCAGACGATTCGCGACGCCATCGGCTGCGGCGACGTGTACCAGGTCAACCTGTGTCGGGTGCTCTCGGCGCGCGTCGCTGCCGACGCGGATGTGGCCGCGCTCGGCGCCGCGCTCGCGGAGGGCAACCCGGCGCCGTTCGCCGCCGTGGTGCGCCTGCCGGAGCAGAACGTGCACGTGGCCAGCGCGTCGCCCGAACGGTTCGTGCGCCGCGACGGTGACGTCGTCGTCTCGCAACCGATCAAGGGAACGGCGGCCACCATCGACGGCTTCCTGGCCAAGGACTACGCCGAGAACGTCATGATCGTCGACCTCGTGCGCAACGACCTCGGCCGGTGCTGCGCGTTCGGGTCGGTCGAGGTGCCGGCGTTGTGCGCCGTCGAACCGCATCCGGGTCTTTTCCATCTCGTGTCGACGGTGCGGGGGCGGTTGCGCGCCGGGTATGGCTGGTCCGATGTGCTCGCCGCCACGTTCCCGCCCGGCTCCGTCACCGGCGCACCCAAGCTGGCGGCCCTCGACATGATCCGCGCCCTCGAACCCGTCGCCCGCGGCCCGTACTGCGGCGCCATCGGCTGGGTCGACGCCGGGCGCAACGTGGGCGACCTCAACGTCGGTATCCGCACGTTCTGGTTGGCCGACGGCCGCATCCACTTCGGCACGGGCGGCGGCATCACGTGGGACTCGACGCCCGAGGGCGAGTGGGCAGAGACAGAGTTGAAGGCTCGGCGCCTCCTGTCGGTAGCTTCGTCGACGTGA
- a CDS encoding acyl-CoA dehydrogenase family protein — translation MDHSFTDEQEQFRKVVRDFAAAEIAPHAEVWDRDHSFPVETVQAMGELGLFGLPFPEEYGGSNADFTTLCLAIEELGRVDQSLAITLEAGVGLGANPIFQFGTEEQRQQWLPDLVAGRRLAGFGLTEPDAGSDAGGTRTTATLEGDEWVINGEKAFITNSGSSITSLVTVTARTGPGEISALIVPAGTPGFTAQPPYRKMGWHASDTHGLTFSDARVPAANLLGARGQGFRQFLSILDEGRIAIAALAVGVIQCCLDESVEYAKNRNAFGKAIGTNQAVAFACSDLAVMADAARALVYKAAWLKDTGRPFKLEAAAAKLYSTEAAVTATRMATQVFGGYGFMDETLVARQYRDAKILEIGEGTSEIQRLVIARGLGLPVE, via the coding sequence ATGGATCATTCGTTTACCGACGAGCAGGAACAGTTCCGCAAGGTGGTGCGCGACTTCGCCGCCGCCGAGATCGCACCGCACGCGGAGGTGTGGGACCGCGATCACTCCTTCCCCGTCGAGACGGTCCAGGCGATGGGCGAGCTCGGGCTCTTCGGTCTGCCCTTCCCCGAGGAGTACGGCGGGTCCAACGCAGATTTCACGACGCTGTGCCTCGCCATCGAGGAGCTCGGCCGCGTCGACCAGTCCCTCGCCATCACGCTCGAGGCCGGCGTCGGTCTCGGTGCCAACCCGATCTTCCAGTTCGGGACCGAGGAGCAGCGCCAGCAGTGGCTGCCCGATCTCGTCGCGGGACGGCGGCTCGCCGGCTTCGGCCTCACCGAGCCCGACGCCGGCAGCGACGCCGGAGGTACCCGCACGACGGCCACCCTCGAGGGCGACGAATGGGTGATCAACGGCGAGAAGGCGTTCATCACCAATTCGGGGTCGTCCATCACGTCGCTCGTGACGGTGACGGCGCGCACCGGTCCGGGCGAGATCTCCGCCCTGATCGTCCCCGCGGGGACGCCCGGCTTCACCGCGCAGCCGCCGTACCGCAAGATGGGCTGGCACGCGTCCGACACCCACGGCCTTACCTTCAGCGACGCGCGGGTCCCGGCGGCCAACCTGCTCGGCGCCCGCGGCCAGGGCTTCCGCCAGTTCCTGTCGATTCTCGACGAGGGCCGCATCGCCATCGCGGCGCTGGCGGTCGGCGTCATCCAGTGCTGCCTCGACGAGAGCGTCGAGTACGCCAAGAACCGCAACGCCTTCGGCAAGGCCATCGGGACCAACCAAGCCGTCGCGTTCGCTTGCTCCGACCTGGCGGTGATGGCCGACGCCGCGCGCGCCCTTGTGTACAAGGCGGCGTGGCTGAAGGACACCGGCCGGCCGTTCAAGCTCGAAGCGGCGGCAGCGAAGCTGTATTCGACCGAAGCGGCGGTCACCGCCACGCGTATGGCGACGCAGGTGTTCGGCGGCTACGGCTTCATGGACGAGACCCTCGTGGCCCGCCAGTACCGCGACGCCAAGATCCTCGAGATCGGCGAGGGCACCAGCGAGATCCAGCGCCTAGTGATTGCTCGCGGCTTGGGCTTGCCCGTCGAGTAA
- a CDS encoding ATP-dependent Clp protease proteolytic subunit, whose protein sequence is MTLIPTVLDQSSRGERAYDIFSLLLKERIVFLGQEVDDQIANLLIAQILYLDAQDPERDIHLYINSPGGLAYGGMAIYDVMQHTQCEVSTICVGMGMSAAAMLLTAGAPGKRFALPSAKIMIHQGSAGTGRVSPRDMEIQLREVLSTTRRMAEIIAYHSGRTVEEVERDIDRDYFMTAQEAKDYGIIDEIIQPRRGLSATALGLLDGQAQAASNH, encoded by the coding sequence ATGACCCTGATCCCCACCGTGCTCGATCAGTCGTCACGCGGTGAACGCGCGTACGACATCTTCTCGTTGTTGCTGAAGGAACGCATCGTGTTCCTCGGCCAGGAAGTCGACGACCAGATCGCCAACCTGCTGATCGCCCAGATCCTCTACCTCGACGCGCAGGACCCCGAGCGCGACATCCACCTGTACATCAACTCCCCCGGGGGCCTCGCCTACGGCGGCATGGCGATCTACGACGTGATGCAGCACACGCAGTGTGAGGTGTCGACGATCTGCGTCGGCATGGGCATGTCGGCCGCGGCGATGTTGCTGACGGCAGGTGCCCCAGGTAAGCGCTTCGCCCTACCCAGCGCCAAGATCATGATCCACCAGGGCTCGGCCGGCACCGGCCGCGTGTCGCCGCGCGACATGGAGATCCAGCTGCGCGAGGTGCTCTCCACGACAAGGCGGATGGCCGAGATCATCGCCTACCACTCGGGCAGGACCGTCGAGGAAGTCGAGCGCGACATCGACCGCGACTACTTCATGACGGCGCAGGAGGCGAAGGACTACGGGATCATCGACGAGATCATCCAACCGCGCCGCGGCCTATCGGCCACCGCGCTCGGTTTACTCGACGGGCAAGCCCAAGCCGCGAGCAATCACTAG
- a CDS encoding glycosyltransferase, whose amino-acid sequence MSRVVIGVCCHRDEPSIGRTIESLAASAARLEHDWRIVVCVNGTDSARSAAADAVRTAPASSRVTLRLLDVGSKPAAWNVLRHEPADVHVFADADVVVNAWAIPALVDAVAAKGVVAAAAKQDHLGDGVVAHVALVPHRLEWGGLLGTLYAVRSAALPDEMPTNVLLDDAWLFAQLGAHGRIEPVPLATATVQLPTRWRDLWRQRVRAEAGKQQLRALGLPLAEPAAETASIYKTLVAYPPKEWPFVATLAAVKFAAAITARRGHPEWKLATSTKT is encoded by the coding sequence ATGAGCCGGGTGGTCATCGGGGTGTGCTGCCATCGCGACGAGCCGAGCATCGGGCGCACGATCGAGTCGCTGGCGGCCTCAGCGGCGCGCCTCGAGCACGACTGGCGCATCGTGGTGTGCGTCAACGGCACCGACTCGGCGCGCAGCGCGGCCGCCGACGCCGTGCGCACCGCCCCGGCGTCGAGTCGCGTCACGCTTCGCCTACTCGACGTCGGCTCGAAGCCGGCGGCGTGGAACGTCCTGCGTCACGAACCCGCCGACGTGCACGTGTTCGCCGACGCCGACGTCGTCGTCAACGCCTGGGCCATCCCGGCGCTGGTCGACGCCGTCGCCGCCAAGGGCGTCGTGGCGGCCGCGGCCAAGCAGGACCACCTCGGCGACGGGGTCGTGGCCCATGTCGCCCTCGTTCCCCACCGCCTCGAATGGGGCGGCCTGCTGGGCACGCTCTACGCCGTGCGCAGCGCCGCCTTGCCCGACGAGATGCCGACCAACGTGCTGCTCGACGACGCCTGGCTGTTCGCGCAGCTCGGCGCCCACGGCCGCATCGAGCCCGTGCCCCTCGCCACCGCCACCGTGCAGCTGCCGACGCGCTGGCGCGACCTGTGGCGCCAGCGGGTGCGGGCCGAGGCCGGCAAGCAGCAGCTACGCGCCCTCGGCCTGCCGTTGGCCGAGCCCGCGGCCGAAACCGCTTCGATCTACAAGACGCTGGTGGCGTACCCACCCAAGGAGTGGCCCTTCGTCGCCACCCTGGCGGCGGTGAAATTCGCCGCCGCGATAACGGCGCGACGCGGTCACCCCGAGTGGAAGTTGGCGACCAGCACGAAAACGTGA